The genomic segment TTACTACTTTTATTTACGATTTTGGCACTCCATATTTACACTTTTGCCCctccgtgtttttatccaaaaattccgtatttttgtaatgtaccgtatttttcaaaaaaattttaacttttagtgcatttgTGTAGATTTCCCTTAATTATTTATgatcttttaagaaaaaaaattaatttctaaattttaataaatgagatacacttttttattctattttatttttattttttgtaaaattatgtACAAATCAAGACCTATTATAGGAAACATATGGGATGTAATTAGAAATAaagacatttttatttatttatggaaTAATGTGTATTTAGTTTGGGATATATATAACTTTATGGAGTGTAAATATagcttttttaattttattttgggtaaatactcatttagtacactgtgttttatcgaaatacaaacttggtaccttatgttttcaataatgctcatccTCTACCATGTTatttgaaatcatacatacttAGTACCCTAGTACCAAATTTGGtcaataaaattttaccaatatAACCAAACTGACTTCAATTAtatgaattttaaattcaaatttaattacttaactACATATAATTGAGGACAGTTTggttatattaataaaaattttctAATCCAATTTGAGTCTAGAATACTAAATATATgatttcaaattaaaataataaaaatgaataaataaataacagcAACTTTGAACACTTGCCATTAACAATATCCCCACACTATTGAAGCACCCATCAATTTTTTTAtgttgtaattattaaaaatctAATCCAAAACTTAAACTTATGAAAATCTTCACTTAAGACATTTATACGCTTCGAATGTTTCTATGCATGATTGATTTATTGGTTTTGTTTgcatttcttcttcttgtttttggGTGAAATGGAAATCTGAAATTTgcaaaattttgagaaaaaatgatTCTAAACGATGGTTCCACAATGATCCTAAGAAAACTTTATTTTAGAGGGAAAAAACAGTGATTTTGCAATAATCCTAGGATAACTTAATTTTAGAGGTTAAAAacaatgcaaaattgatggttgTATTCATCAAAAGTTAATTTTGAAAATCAAAATCGATGCTAAAATAATATTGTATAGatgcaaaataaaaaaatatgaatttaAGTGCCAATACAAGGTTTTTGGAGAAAATAAAGGGCAAACTGCCTACAACATTTGTGACACTCTAATCTTGAATAAAAAATTACCTTAAACAAACAACTGAATGAAAAGTtaagcattttcaaagtttttatcaaattttgttatcccaaaaagttggagatcaatgacgtggcaataaaggtgacaagtggcagtgcatggtcagtaaaagacatattaatagtcaataaatacattgactcctcagagttgtgataaagtgacccggtagactggtgaagagtttggactgcttgaaagatgtcagaaccaagccaagtgcatcctaggagagctaaggagagtgcatcctaggagagctaaggagagcgcatcctaggagatcccaagggtgtgatccgaggagagctaaggagagtacatcctaggagaactaaggagagtgcatcctaggagaccccaaggatgtgatccgaggagagcccaagaatttggtctttatgcatatgtccaaccagtgcagggttgtccaaataaagaaatggcatgctagaggagagtgtcatgttagaggagagaagtgcatgtccagcacttgtatgtcctaccagcaagtgtatgtccgaccagcatgtgtatgatcgaccagagtggaggtgaggtggatcaactagctagagaaggactaagtcaagattcccagaaacagcttcaacaagatacgcgggaatctctcattcttcccacaaatggagggttttgttacattttgaatgttttttgtaatttaaatgtaataaatataataaaatatcccgattctagggcatatcagatgtatgaccctaagcctataaatagagggcttatgggattagagagggggcttctgcttcttctttctggacttttgggaaaatttgggtctgagtattctagagagagaaagtgctggtattcgaaaggattcttgtatttttacaatctgtactgaagaaactcagttgactcagtccatctgatcttgagtacaggtctataatcacaactctaagtggattaggctattaccgactgatcggggctgaaccactataaaaatcttgtgtgttatttacttttcttgattaaactgtctgtgttatttaaattctcttgaaggtttgtcgtatttgacgttctcacgtcgttggctaaaaacacagtcaacaaatTTTAACCACAACTTTTTGCATCTATTTTGCAttgaaataaattttttaaatcaaGTTTTGATAGGATTATTAAAATGCGTCGAAATTTCATTatttttactttgtttttttcacctataaaatcaagttttcatgggACCATCGAAATGATATCGTTTTTACCTCTAAAATTATGTTTTCGTGGGACCTTCGCATGACCATCGAAATTGCATCGTTCTTTGCCTCTAAAATAAGATTTCACTAGATCACCACAAGACCATTGAAATGGAGTCATTCTGCaccgttttttatttttaaaatcaagTTATCATAAGATCATCGTAAAATGGAGTTATTTTGCATAGACTTTTATCTCTAAAATCACATTTTCATAGAATCATCGCAGGACTATCAAAATATAGCATCACTTTGCAACGTTTTTTTACCTCTAAAATCAAATTTTTATAAACCATCACAGGACATCATTTTAGCATAATTTTGTTTCTAAAATCAAATTTTCATACCACCATCACAGAGCATTTTTGCGTCATTATTTTACTCTAAAATTAAATTTTCTTAGAACCATCTCAAACCAATGTAAATTTTCCAAACAAAAAACTACCTGCATAATGTATAGCATATGCAAAATGAAATCGAGCATATCCAACAAGTTCAGTACTTATAACTAGTATAGAGGATAAATTAGATTTAAGTTCACCAATGGCAACCATTTGACTGTTCGCATAGATGAGGCAACGATAAATAAACCACCCTGGAAGGACAGAGAAGAGTAAAGGGTAATCCAGCAATAAAATGTCATTTTCAATTGTACCATCAGTGTAATCTAACAAATACATGTTAGAAAATTGGTTTATAGCATCCTCAAATATCCATAGGAGCCGCACCTTCTTCAGCTGCAGCCCCCTGGTCAGCAGGAGCACCCTCTGCTGGTGCAGTACCCTCCACTGGTGCAGCATCTTGATCAGCATCAGCACCAGGCTCGGTGGCAGGAACCTCTTCCTCTGCCACAATCTCAAATGCATCAATCAACTGTTGGACAGTATCCTGATCTAATATGTGGAATGCCTCTCCGGCTCCTACCACAGCAATTGTGCAGATGGAACTCCTCAGCTTTTCTCCCTGCAAGGTCTCCCTAGTTGCAATGAGTGCATCTTTTATCAAATCCTCCCGTGATGAGTCCTTGAAGCTCTCAAACCTGCGTTCCAAATACGTTTTTGCAGCTTGTGAACGAGACCCTATGGCAAAAGCCTGATACTCAAAGTAGTTACCACTTGGGCAGTTGTAATAGAGGTGAGCTCCAGACTCATCCAACCCACCAACTAGCAATCCAACACCATAAGGTCGTTTCCATGAGCGTTGAGTGCACACCTGCCACGCACAAAGGTAAGTTACTAAAATAAGGCAATGTGTCTTGTAGAGTACATGAAAAAACTAATTGTAATCATAGGGAACTGAAATGCAAACAATGATCACCACAGTtgtttttttttgtctttatGAAAGGAATCATAGTTACATTTTCAAGGAAAAATAACACTACTTTCCATTGATATGACAGTTTTAAAATACATTAACCTTTTTTTTACATAGACAATATCAGGATTTTGCAACTCAAGAATGAGCCCTGAAATAATAAAACCTTAAAATCTAAAAGAACAAATAAAACCAGGTTTCTTCAATTTCAACTCAGTGTCTCAGTTTAATAGATGTCACTCACTAACATTACTAATCTGATGTAACTGGAGTAAAATAAGGAATTGCTTCAAATGAAACTTAGTTAATGGATGTAAGTGTGTGTTTTATGCACTCATTTACAACTCTTTATTCTTGTTTTGGCTTGTCTTCCTTAAGTTTTTAGTTAGATTTGATATGTTTCCTTTAATGACATGTTTACTTAAGCTGAATGAGAATAATTTGTGTGATAATGATTTTCATTCACGTGTTTACCAAAATAAAGAATGGGATTTCCCCCAAATCACTTGAGGAATACCATTGAGGGTAATGACatctatttatttttaaaaataaaaaatcaaaagaCAATTTTGTCATTTGAAAATATATCTCACAAAATAACTACTCTACATTTCTTTTAATCAAAAAGAGTAATTTAGTCAATTCCAACATTTCTATTAAATTTCTTGATGATGTAAACAAGATAAAATAATGTTGATTCCCTTTCCAAATAATTTTAGTAAACAGCATAATACATATAGTAATTTTGATTCTTCCATATTTTATTCTCATTTATTTTGCTATTGATTTATTCCAATTCCAATTACATACTAGTAAACATGCCATAAGTGTACAAGAATAAATTAAAATGGTGAATTTTGGGTCATTTTGGGTGCTCAAGGTAGAGAAGGTTGCGATATGTCACTTTTTGTGGAGCGACGCATTGCCAAAAGATGGAAAAAATGAGGAAAAATTATTATGGAACAATACTAGGTACATGTCACTTTTGAAATCCTAGCATAAAATTGTACATACGATGTGATAAGTTACGACGTGACGCTAGTTAACGCCACAAAATTCATGAAAGCTGTTTTTTCAAACGTTTTTTATTCACATCCGAATTGGAATCGATCAAAGACGTTTCTAGAGGCTAGGACACGACCAAAAAACCTATATAAAGAAAGAGAAACACAATTTGAAAGGAAAGGAACATATTGGAGAAATCCAGGAAGCGAATCAAAGTCGTAAGCCATTTTGATGGAGTCTTTAACTATTCTTTGTTTTTCTTctatacttttttttaattttccagATATTGAATATTATTTTGAGATTGTAAGCCACATCATGAGTGGCTAAATTCTTAATTGTTAAAGTTGATATAGATCTTTTATGTTAATTATACTCTCTTTTGAGTAAATGTGAATATGTTCATAGTTTTATGTTTTCTACTTTGGTTTATTGATGCAATATTTATGGTTTATATATTGCAATGCTTTATAAGATTATAATTGGGACTATACTTAAATTGTGAGAATTATTCCTCGAAAGGGAAATGTTTGAACAATCCGACAGCGAATAGAAAACTTGGGTGTTGTGAAATCGAGAGATAAGCATTTATCTAGGTAGCCGAAATAAGTTTAGATTGTAAAATTAAGAGGCGGAATATTTATAGGCTAAATATCACTTGCACATTCTTTATGCCAGACTCTGAAAGAGGGTACAAAGATAGTATAATACTCTAGGTTCTTGAGAATATAAAGTCTAAATTAGGTACATTAAAGAAAAGAAGTATAATTACATAAAACTGAAATCAAAACCTTGACtttttaatatcttgagttttctccaaattattttaatttacttttgcaatttatatttttattttattttctttcaaacaTTCGAATTTGTTCATTTAGATAAAATAAGAGATTATTATTCACtgtatttaattgattttaattcTTGTGGGGCGATATCAGGCTCTAGACCATTTTACTACTTGTTCAACTTGTGCACTTGCAAGCATATCTATTATTTTTCGCAACACAAACTAAaccaaagaaacaaaataaatctAGGTCACTTTAGGCTCAATTCTTATACAAATCGACACCTAAACTACTCTTCAAGAGTAGTCAAAACATGCCAATATCACTGCGATCTAAATTTGAATTTACTGCTATATTAAATGAATATAGCCAAAATAATTGTCAATTTTTTTAACACCCACTAAACAATATCAAAGCGAAAATTAAAAATTAAGCAAGCGGTAGCTATACATGTATCATAAATGGTGCAATGAAAGCACAAATTAGGTGGCAAACACTTTCTATAAGGATTTGGGTACGACAGAGGAAATGTTCACATAGCGCCAGCAACACAGATAAACACATATAATAAGTCCACCAAATCAAGTTGCAAGTAAATGCACAAAAGATATATATTTTCACAGTGCACATACATGCACATCTAAGAGAGCACCAGCTCATTTCAACAGAAAAAGATGTCACAAAAGAT from the Humulus lupulus chromosome X, drHumLupu1.1, whole genome shotgun sequence genome contains:
- the LOC133807176 gene encoding proteasome subunit alpha type-1-A-like, whose product is MFRNQYDTDVTTWSPAGRLFQVEYAMEAVKQGSAAIGLRSKTHVVLACVNKTNSELSSHQKKIFKVDDHIGVAIAGLTADGRVLSRYMRSECINYNYTYESPLPVGRLVVQLADKAQVCTQRSWKRPYGVGLLVGGLDESGAHLYYNCPSGNYFEYQAFAIGSRSQAAKTYLERRFESFKDSSREDLIKDALIATRETLQGEKLRSSICTIAVVGAGEAFHILDQDTVQQLIDAFEIVAEEEVPATEPGADADQDAAPVEGTAPAEGAPADQGAAAEEGAAPMDI